ACTTCATGGATAAGATGAAAAATCACATGTATATTTAACATCACTCTGCTTTTTTTGTTAATTGGCGTTAGTTTTATGGCATCTATACTCACAACATTGATTTCACAGGACAACTCTCGCACCCCCTCTATTTCATTATATGGGCTAAGAGTTGAACTGTGTAAGAAAAATCTTTTATTATAAGGGATACACATTCGGGAAGTTAATAGCTTTGGATAAGTTAATTTGTTTTAAATTCTTCCTTTATTTTGGCTAAAAGTTGTTTATCTTTTATTACATCAAAACCAGTAAAAGCCATGGCTATAGCTCCCTGTATTAATCTTTCTTTTGCTATCTTTGTTACAGTTAAATCAGCCATTTCCTTTGAATGTCCATTTACATTTGGATGGTCTAATCCGATATAGGGATGTATAGCGGGACAAACTAAGCTAACATCTCCCATATCAATAGATCCTGCCCCTCCCTTTGGTTTTTCTATATCTTCAACCCCAGCTTGCTTTAAGTTTTTATTAAAAGTTTGGGATAGCTCATTATTAGTTTTAAGATTATCGTAGGAGGCTTCATAGTTGCTAATACTAACCGTAGCTCCTGTCATCATTTCTGCCCCTTTAGCTATGTTTCTTATCTTGTGCACAACTTCGTTAAGATATTTTCTTTCTTTTGCTCTTATGTAAAACTGGGCTACAGCTTTTTCCGGCACTATATTAGCCGCTTCTCCTCCTTCTTTTATAATTCCATGAATTCTAACATCACTGGGTACGTGCTCTCGTAAAGCATTAATACCATTAAATAACATAATTACTCCATCCAGTGCATTAATCCCTTTTTCCGGTGCTGCAGCGGCATGGCTAGGTTTTCCTGTGTACTCGAATTGTATAGCATCCATAGCCTGTGAAGAACCACTTTCATATGATTTGCCAGCTGAAGGATGGAGGATCATAGCCACATCTATATCCTTAAAAACACCTTCTTTAACCATATCAACTTTAGCTCCATTGGTTTCCTCAGCAGGTGTGCCAAATACAACTACTTTACCTCCTAAAGATTCAATTACTTTACTTAAACCTATTCCCGCAGCTACTCCCATAGCCCCAATCATGTTATGACCGCATCCATGTCCCACTCCTGGTAAAGCGTCATACTCACATAAAAAAGCTACGCTAGGACCTGTTTTTTTACTATCATAAGTTGCCTTAAAAGCTGTTTGTCGACTAGCTATCCCTTTTTCTATTACAAATCCATGGTCGGCAAGTAAAGATGTTAATTTTTCTACTGCTTTAAATTCTTCATCACCTAGTTCAGGGTTTTCGTAGATAAATTTATTAATTTCAAAGAATCTCTCTTGCAAATTGGTAATTTCCTCTTTTATTTTTTGTTTCAAGAATAACTCCTCCCACATTTTAAAATTATCAGTTAAAATTCAACCCAGACTAAGAGTCCGGATTGAATTAGGACATATCTTCAGGATAACGAACAGCAGCATCGATAATTATATTTTTATCTTCTTTATCATATCTTACCATACCGATGATGCCATTATCCTCTATAGACTTTAAGTAATCAGAAGCAAAGCATTGAAGAGCTTCCTGGCTATAAGGTTCAGGATACTCTTTTACTTTTTGCAAGTACTCCTGAGTGGGTACTTGTAACACTTTATGTTGCACATTTACAGTTTTTTGCTGAATTTCTTTTATTGACATTTTAAACCACCTCTCAGTTAGTTTGAGGTAGTTTAGTGTATTATATACTCTCTTTTTAGAATTTAAGCTCAAATAACAAAGCATTAGGTTCTTTATCTATTCCTTCTTGATCCCTTTCATGGAAACCTGCTTTTATAAATGTATCTATATGCTTTGATTTGGGAATTAGCATAGTTTTTATCTCAAAGTCTTTATGTTGGCGTATGACTTCTGTTAATAGGTCCTGTACCCCTTGTATAGTCCCTCCATAGAACAGGATGCGAACGTCATCCCCCTCTTTTTTATATGCCATTACACTCTGGCCATCTTCTGTCACCAAAATTCTTCGTTTTGTCCATAGGTCTTTAACTGTCTCTTCTGTTATAGGTATAAACTTCCAATGCATGTCAAAGTAAAGCCCCTCAGTTAAGTTGTACTCCTCAACGTTTTGCATTAGCTGCAGTGCTTGCTGATAATCATTACTATGTTTAATTATATTTTTTTGCGGTAGCTGTTTGGGATTATTACTTAACACTGAATAATATTTGCTTTTTACCTCAAACCCGTATTTTAGCCCTGACTTAATACTTCCTATGGCATTTTTGTGGGTAGCAAAACGCAAAGAGTCAAGTTGCATTTTTTTAGCTTTTTCAACATAGAATTTGGTCAACAAATAGGCATAACCTTTTCCCCTATGCTCCTCTTTTACTCTAAGTCCTTCTAACCAACCATGTTTCTTGTACACAAAGGCTAACTTAGAAAAAGCTCTTACCTCTCCATCTTTTTCCACTACAGCTATTAAACCA
This genomic interval from Proteinivorax tanatarense contains the following:
- a CDS encoding M20 family metallopeptidase → MKQKIKEEITNLQERFFEINKFIYENPELGDEEFKAVEKLTSLLADHGFVIEKGIASRQTAFKATYDSKKTGPSVAFLCEYDALPGVGHGCGHNMIGAMGVAAGIGLSKVIESLGGKVVVFGTPAEETNGAKVDMVKEGVFKDIDVAMILHPSAGKSYESGSSQAMDAIQFEYTGKPSHAAAAPEKGINALDGVIMLFNGINALREHVPSDVRIHGIIKEGGEAANIVPEKAVAQFYIRAKERKYLNEVVHKIRNIAKGAEMMTGATVSISNYEASYDNLKTNNELSQTFNKNLKQAGVEDIEKPKGGAGSIDMGDVSLVCPAIHPYIGLDHPNVNGHSKEMADLTVTKIAKERLIQGAIAMAFTGFDVIKDKQLLAKIKEEFKTN
- a CDS encoding GNAT family N-acetyltransferase, with protein sequence MEETIRFAKNNDKGQMLDICRNVWGGRDYLLTSIDKWLEDENGLIAVVEKDGEVRAFSKLAFVYKKHGWLEGLRVKEEHRGKGYAYLLTKFYVEKAKKMQLDSLRFATHKNAIGSIKSGLKYGFEVKSKYYSVLSNNPKQLPQKNIIKHSNDYQQALQLMQNVEEYNLTEGLYFDMHWKFIPITEETVKDLWTKRRILVTEDGQSVMAYKKEGDDVRILFYGGTIQGVQDLLTEVIRQHKDFEIKTMLIPKSKHIDTFIKAGFHERDQEGIDKEPNALLFELKF